Proteins encoded by one window of Sediminicoccus rosea:
- a CDS encoding ABC transporter permease: MFFYLIRRLIYAVPIALAVGFVCFMLVQIAPGDPINAIVPPDAPQEVVEQVRRDYGLDKPLPVQFGLWLMKVVQGDLGRSLATGRPVWSDLQSAIGNTLTLAFAASLIGFVLGCILGGLAGTFRGSLLDRMAVTTAVAGVSVPHYWLGMVLVVIFSVQLNWLPAMGAGPGGSADWAWDWEHIQHLILPAVTLSVIPMGIVTRTVRGIVAEIMNQEFVVALRGKGLTSWNVFVHVVKNAAPNALAVIGLQLGYLMGGSILVETVFSWPGTGLLLNSAIFQRDLPVLQGTILVLAMFFVALNLCVDLVQTALDPRIKRA, translated from the coding sequence ATGTTTTTCTATCTGATCCGAAGGCTCATCTACGCGGTGCCCATCGCGCTCGCCGTGGGCTTCGTCTGCTTCATGCTGGTGCAGATCGCGCCGGGCGATCCGATCAACGCGATCGTGCCGCCCGACGCGCCGCAGGAGGTGGTCGAGCAGGTGCGGCGCGACTACGGGCTGGACAAGCCGCTGCCGGTGCAGTTCGGCCTCTGGCTGATGAAGGTGGTGCAGGGCGACCTCGGCCGCTCGCTCGCCACCGGCCGCCCGGTCTGGAGCGACCTGCAATCGGCCATCGGCAACACGCTGACGCTGGCCTTCGCCGCCTCGCTCATCGGCTTCGTGCTGGGCTGCATCCTGGGCGGGCTGGCGGGCACCTTCCGCGGCTCGCTGCTGGACCGCATGGCGGTCACCACCGCCGTCGCCGGCGTTTCCGTGCCGCATTACTGGCTCGGCATGGTGCTCGTCGTCATCTTCTCGGTGCAGCTGAACTGGCTGCCGGCGATGGGGGCCGGCCCGGGCGGCAGCGCCGACTGGGCCTGGGACTGGGAGCATATCCAGCACCTGATCCTTCCGGCCGTGACGCTTTCCGTAATCCCCATGGGCATCGTGACGCGCACCGTGCGCGGCATCGTCGCCGAGATCATGAATCAGGAATTCGTCGTCGCCCTGCGCGGCAAGGGCCTCACCTCCTGGAACGTCTTCGTGCATGTCGTGAAGAACGCGGCGCCGAACGCGCTTGCCGTGATCGGCCTGCAGCTCGGCTATCTCATGGGCGGCTCGATCCTGGTGGAGACGGTGTTCTCCTGGCCGGGCACGGGCCTCTTGCTGAACAGCGCCATCTTCCAGCGCGACCTGCCGGTGCTCCAGGGCACGATCCTGGTGCTGGCGATGTTCTTCGTCGCGCTGAACCTCTGCGTGGACCTGGTCCAGACCGCGCTTGACCCCCGGATTAAGCGAGCCTGA
- a CDS encoding ABC transporter permease, producing the protein MSTSAATAELAIQAKTAVLRSEGYWAGVWKRLKRDPVTIFCASVLFVMLMIIVFAPYIAPHDPFQGSMIRRLRPIGTENYPLGTDELGRDMLTRLIYGGRLSWFMGIVPVALAFVIGTFLGVIAGFVGGRTNMLIMRVTDVFYAFPSVLLAVAISGALGAGIMNAILSLTLVFVPPIIRVAESVTTGVRNLDFVDAARASGASAVTIVRVHVLGNVLGPIFVYSTSLISVCMILASGLSFLGLGTRPPEAEWGLMLNTLRTAIYVQPWVAVLPGVCIFVTSICFNLVSDGLRQAMDVKG; encoded by the coding sequence ATGAGCACCTCCGCCGCCACCGCCGAGCTCGCCATCCAGGCGAAGACCGCCGTCCTCCGCTCCGAAGGCTATTGGGCGGGCGTCTGGAAGCGCCTGAAGCGCGACCCCGTGACGATCTTCTGCGCCAGCGTGCTCTTCGTCATGCTGATGATCATCGTCTTCGCGCCCTACATCGCGCCGCACGACCCCTTCCAGGGCAGCATGATCCGCCGCCTCCGCCCGATCGGCACCGAGAACTACCCCCTCGGCACCGACGAGCTGGGCCGCGACATGCTGACGCGACTGATCTATGGCGGCCGCCTCTCCTGGTTCATGGGCATCGTGCCCGTGGCCCTTGCCTTTGTGATCGGCACCTTCCTCGGCGTCATCGCGGGCTTCGTCGGCGGCCGCACGAACATGCTCATCATGCGCGTGACCGACGTGTTCTACGCCTTCCCCTCGGTGCTGCTGGCCGTCGCCATCTCGGGCGCGCTGGGGGCGGGCATCATGAACGCCATCCTCTCGCTGACGCTGGTCTTCGTGCCGCCCATCATCCGTGTGGCGGAGAGCGTTACCACTGGCGTCCGCAACCTCGACTTCGTGGATGCGGCGCGCGCCTCGGGCGCCTCCGCGGTGACGATCGTGCGGGTGCATGTGCTGGGCAATGTGCTGGGGCCGATCTTCGTCTATTCGACCTCGCTCATCTCGGTCTGCATGATCCTGGCCTCGGGCCTCTCCTTCCTCGGCCTCGGCACGCGGCCGCCGGAAGCGGAGTGGGGGCTGATGCTGAACACGCTGCGCACGGCGATCTATGTGCAGCCCTGGGTGGCGGTGCTGCCCGGCGTCTGCATCTTCGTGACCTCGATCTGCTTCAACCTCGTCTCCGACGGCCTGCGGCAGGCGATGGATGTGAAGGGCTGA
- a CDS encoding GNAT family N-acetyltransferase, with protein sequence MKLIAATAADAEALALLHAAAFPPGAAWNAGTIATLLGMEGVVGLWGPGGFILARRVLDEAEILTLAVHPDHRRQGLGEALVETAAVVTAAAGARVMFLEVAEENAPAMALYAKAGFEKAGRRRDYYAPGAHAWLLRRSLEG encoded by the coding sequence GTGAAGCTCATCGCCGCCACCGCCGCGGATGCGGAAGCGCTCGCGCTGCTGCATGCGGCCGCCTTCCCGCCCGGCGCCGCCTGGAATGCGGGCACGATCGCGACGCTGCTTGGCATGGAGGGCGTGGTGGGGCTGTGGGGCCCGGGCGGCTTCATCCTGGCGCGCCGCGTGCTGGACGAGGCGGAGATCCTCACGCTGGCCGTGCATCCCGATCACCGCCGCCAGGGCCTGGGCGAGGCGCTGGTGGAGACGGCGGCGGTGGTGACGGCGGCGGCGGGGGCGCGGGTGATGTTCCTGGAGGTGGCCGAGGAGAATGCGCCGGCCATGGCGCTCTATGCCAAGGCCGGCTTCGAGAAGGCCGGGCGCCGGCGCGACTATTATGCGCCGGGCGCCCATGCCTGGCTGCTGCGGCGTTCCCTCGAGGGGTAG
- the tsaB gene encoding tRNA (adenosine(37)-N6)-threonylcarbamoyltransferase complex dimerization subunit type 1 TsaB, which produces MRLLVLDAALSRCLAAMVEEERVLMERVHEGAHGQAAALPPLAEAVLQTDVDAVAVGVGPGSFTGLRTAIALAQGIGLARGIPVIPVTTGEALVAMGDPAFPAWAVTENRRGDLFLERPDAPPCVVAEAALPRPEGLTWIMGDGAPRAVARMRARGWPAGLGDARRIEAAALARVALRRLRGEMPALALEPLYVEPPATT; this is translated from the coding sequence ATGCGCCTTCTTGTTCTCGATGCCGCCCTCTCCCGCTGCCTCGCCGCCATGGTGGAGGAGGAGCGCGTGCTGATGGAGCGCGTGCATGAGGGGGCGCATGGCCAGGCCGCCGCCCTGCCGCCACTGGCCGAGGCGGTGCTGCAGACCGATGTGGATGCGGTCGCGGTCGGCGTGGGCCCGGGCAGCTTCACCGGGCTGCGGACGGCGATCGCCCTCGCCCAGGGCATCGGCCTCGCGCGCGGCATCCCGGTCATCCCGGTGACGACGGGCGAGGCGCTGGTGGCGATGGGCGACCCCGCCTTCCCCGCCTGGGCGGTGACCGAGAACCGCCGTGGCGACCTCTTCCTGGAGCGGCCGGACGCCCCCCCTTGCGTGGTGGCGGAGGCCGCGCTGCCCAGGCCCGAGGGCCTCACCTGGATCATGGGCGATGGCGCGCCGCGTGCCGTGGCGCGGATGCGCGCGCGTGGCTGGCCCGCCGGCCTTGGCGATGCGCGGCGGATCGAGGCCGCGGCGCTGGCCCGCGTGGCGCTGCGGCGCCTGCGGGGCGAGATGCCGGCGCTGGCGCTGGAGCCGCTCTACGTCGAGCCGCCGGCCACCACGTGA
- a CDS encoding glutathione S-transferase family protein: MIEIFGRVNSVNVWKPLWVLEELGQPYERHDAGMEHGVVDTPEYRALNPNGRIPSLRHDGMELWESNSVCRYLCMMVGSDARGLYPEAAGARASVDRWLDWQLSTLSPAERDLFWNMVRTPAAKRDMKAVAAAVTNSARCWAILEARLGDGRPFIEGKAFTLADIVLGCYARRWFGPEVQVPGMPEFPALAAWYARLGEREGFRKWVAPALF; the protein is encoded by the coding sequence GTGATCGAGATCTTTGGCCGCGTGAACAGCGTGAATGTGTGGAAGCCGCTCTGGGTGCTGGAGGAGCTGGGCCAGCCCTACGAGCGGCACGATGCCGGCATGGAGCATGGCGTGGTGGACACGCCCGAATACCGCGCGCTCAACCCCAATGGCCGGATCCCCTCGCTCCGCCATGACGGCATGGAACTCTGGGAGAGCAACAGCGTCTGCCGCTATCTCTGCATGATGGTGGGCAGCGACGCGCGCGGCCTCTATCCGGAGGCGGCGGGCGCGCGGGCCAGCGTGGATCGCTGGCTGGACTGGCAGCTCTCCACCCTCTCGCCCGCCGAGCGCGACCTGTTCTGGAACATGGTCCGCACGCCCGCGGCGAAGCGCGACATGAAGGCGGTGGCGGCGGCGGTGACCAACAGCGCGCGCTGCTGGGCCATCCTGGAAGCGCGCCTCGGCGACGGCCGGCCCTTCATCGAGGGCAAGGCCTTCACGCTGGCCGACATCGTGCTCGGCTGCTATGCGCGGCGCTGGTTCGGGCCCGAGGTGCAGGTGCCGGGCATGCCGGAATTCCCGGCGCTGGCCGCCTGGTATGCGCGCCTCGGCGAGCGCGAGGGCTTCCGGAAATGGGTCGCCCCCGCGCTGTTCTGA
- a CDS encoding lipid-binding SYLF domain-containing protein — MNRRHLIAHLPALAALPLLSGPAAAASRREIDAEVAIALETLRGMEHVRPLVSAAHAILIFPRIISGGFIVGGQFGEGALIRGRETEGHYRIAGASFGLIAGAQTAGIAMFFMNEAALRALMAADGWEIGTGPSVVALDHGLQANASITTLREPVYSITFGQRGLMAALALNGTKITRFRPE, encoded by the coding sequence TTGAATCGTCGCCATCTGATCGCCCATCTGCCGGCCCTGGCCGCGCTCCCGCTCCTGTCCGGCCCCGCGGCCGCGGCCAGCCGGCGCGAGATCGACGCGGAGGTTGCGATCGCGCTCGAGACCCTGCGCGGCATGGAGCATGTCCGCCCCCTCGTCAGCGCCGCGCACGCCATCCTGATCTTTCCCCGCATCATCAGCGGCGGGTTCATCGTGGGCGGGCAATTCGGCGAGGGCGCGCTGATCCGCGGCCGCGAGACCGAGGGCCATTACCGCATCGCCGGCGCCAGCTTCGGCCTGATCGCCGGCGCGCAGACCGCCGGCATCGCCATGTTCTTCATGAACGAGGCGGCGCTCCGGGCGCTGATGGCCGCCGACGGCTGGGAGATCGGCACCGGCCCGAGCGTGGTGGCGCTGGACCACGGCCTGCAGGCCAATGCCAGCATCACGACGCTGCGCGAGCCGGTCTACTCCATCACCTTCGGCCAGCGCGGCCTGATGGCGGCCCTGGCGCTCAACGGCACGAAGATCACCCGCTTCCGGCCGGAATAG
- a CDS encoding helix-turn-helix domain-containing protein, whose product MARPLIGRTVRRIRTERGMTQQALAARLGISASYLNLIEHDQRSVTAAVLFKLTEALGVDLAALSGHAERQLEAGLREVLADPVLGLDSVPEGELQAMAAAAPNASRGVLALYRAWRVAREDSSGIALPSGRRLLLPTEEARDFFHERGNHFPELERFGEKLGAELRATPAEMNHAIAERLRNAHGVRVTVAPMPESDRRFDQRTRDLWLAESLPRESRGFRMAFQLMLMEAREVVDATLGEEPPSSTEATQLIRIGLLNYAAAVLLMPYLPFLHAARELRHDVEKLAARFGVSYEQAAQRLSTLQREGHRGVPFFFLRADTAGNVTKRFAAAGFPFARFGGSCPKWVVHHAFGTPEQVRVQAAELPDGAAFLCIAKAVHGPTPRWGEPSPTHVVAIGCDIARASELVYADGLDLTTARVGIGLSCRLCDRADCRSRAFPPLEHRLRLDANDDGGSPWRFEPKAKPPQRA is encoded by the coding sequence ATGGCCCGCCCGCTGATCGGCCGCACCGTCCGTCGCATCCGCACCGAGCGCGGCATGACGCAGCAGGCGCTCGCCGCGCGGCTGGGCATCTCCGCCAGCTATCTGAACCTGATCGAGCATGACCAGCGCTCGGTCACCGCCGCCGTCCTGTTCAAGCTGACGGAGGCACTGGGCGTGGATCTCGCCGCGCTCTCCGGCCATGCGGAACGCCAGCTGGAGGCCGGACTGCGCGAGGTGCTGGCCGATCCCGTGCTGGGGCTGGATTCCGTCCCCGAAGGCGAGTTGCAGGCGATGGCGGCGGCCGCGCCCAATGCCTCGCGCGGCGTGCTTGCGCTCTATCGCGCCTGGCGCGTGGCGCGGGAGGACAGCTCCGGAATCGCGCTCCCCTCGGGCCGGCGCCTGCTGCTGCCGACGGAGGAGGCGCGCGACTTCTTCCACGAGCGCGGCAACCACTTCCCCGAGTTGGAGCGCTTTGGGGAGAAGCTTGGCGCAGAGTTGCGCGCGACGCCGGCCGAGATGAACCACGCCATCGCCGAACGGCTGCGCAACGCGCATGGCGTGCGCGTGACGGTGGCGCCGATGCCCGAGAGCGACCGCCGCTTCGACCAGCGCACGCGTGACCTCTGGCTCGCGGAATCGCTGCCCCGCGAATCCCGCGGCTTCCGCATGGCCTTCCAGCTCATGCTGATGGAAGCGCGCGAGGTGGTGGATGCGACGCTGGGCGAGGAACCGCCCTCGAGCACGGAGGCCACGCAGCTCATCCGCATCGGGCTGCTGAACTATGCGGCCGCCGTACTGCTCATGCCCTACCTGCCCTTCCTGCATGCGGCGCGCGAGCTGCGGCACGATGTCGAGAAGCTCGCCGCGCGTTTCGGCGTCTCCTACGAGCAGGCGGCGCAGCGGCTTTCGACCTTGCAGCGCGAGGGGCACCGCGGCGTGCCCTTCTTCTTCCTGCGCGCGGATACGGCGGGCAACGTGACCAAGCGCTTCGCCGCGGCGGGCTTCCCCTTCGCGCGCTTCGGCGGAAGCTGCCCCAAATGGGTGGTGCACCACGCCTTCGGCACGCCCGAGCAGGTGCGCGTGCAGGCGGCGGAACTGCCGGATGGCGCCGCCTTCCTCTGTATCGCCAAGGCCGTGCACGGACCCACCCCGCGCTGGGGCGAGCCCTCCCCCACGCATGTGGTGGCGATCGGTTGCGACATCGCCCGCGCCTCCGAGCTGGTCTATGCGGATGGGCTGGACCTGACGACGGCCCGCGTGGGCATCGGCCTCTCCTGCCGGCTCTGCGACCGTGCCGATTGCCGCAGCCGCGCCTTCCCACCGCTGGAGCACCGGCTGCGGCTGGACGCCAATGACGATGGCGGCTCGCCCTGGCGCTTCGAGCCGAAGGCGAAGCCGCCACAACGCGCCTAG
- the aceA gene encoding isocitrate lyase → MPPGSGGEPGRFDGIRRDYTPGDVARLAGSFRTQHTLAEMGARRLWHLLRTEPQVTTLGAMTGMQALQQVKAGLKAIYLSGWQVAADANSANTMYPDQSLYPVDSVPNVIRRINNALRRADQIATMERHDGSGDDRTHYMAPIIADAEAGFGGALNAYELMRAMIEAGAAGVHFEDQLASEKKCGHLGGKVLVPISQHIRTLNAARLAADVEGVSTVLLCRTDAESAQLLTSDVDERDRPFLSGERTPEGFFRIKPGRGKAYAIARSLAYAPYADLLWWETSDPDLDDARDFAEAIHRQFPGKMLAYNCSPSFNWQRKMGVEAAAQFQRELGAMGYKFQFVTLAGFHSLNLSMFKLARGYAERGMGAYSELQQAEFAEEVNGFTAVRHQREVGVGYFDAIANAASGGKASTTALKDSTEAAQFV, encoded by the coding sequence ATGCCCCCCGGCTCGGGCGGTGAGCCCGGCCGCTTCGACGGCATCCGCCGGGACTATACCCCGGGCGATGTCGCGCGCCTCGCCGGCAGCTTCCGCACCCAGCACACCCTGGCCGAGATGGGCGCCCGCCGCCTCTGGCACCTGCTCCGCACCGAGCCGCAGGTGACGACGCTCGGCGCCATGACCGGCATGCAGGCGCTGCAGCAGGTGAAGGCGGGGCTGAAGGCCATCTACCTCTCCGGCTGGCAGGTCGCGGCCGACGCCAATTCGGCCAACACCATGTATCCTGACCAGTCGCTCTATCCGGTGGACAGCGTGCCCAACGTGATCCGCCGGATCAACAACGCGCTGCGCCGCGCGGACCAGATCGCCACCATGGAGCGGCATGACGGCAGCGGCGATGACCGCACCCACTACATGGCGCCCATCATCGCCGATGCGGAAGCGGGCTTCGGCGGGGCGCTCAACGCCTATGAGCTGATGCGCGCCATGATCGAGGCGGGCGCCGCCGGCGTGCATTTCGAGGACCAGCTGGCCAGCGAGAAGAAGTGCGGCCATCTCGGCGGCAAGGTGCTGGTGCCGATCAGCCAGCACATCCGCACGCTGAACGCCGCGCGCCTCGCCGCCGATGTCGAGGGTGTGAGCACGGTCCTGCTCTGCCGCACCGATGCGGAATCCGCACAGCTTCTCACCAGCGACGTGGATGAGCGCGACCGCCCCTTCCTCAGCGGCGAGCGCACGCCCGAGGGCTTCTTCCGCATCAAGCCCGGCAGGGGCAAGGCCTACGCCATCGCCCGCAGCCTCGCCTACGCTCCCTATGCCGACCTGCTCTGGTGGGAGACCTCCGACCCGGACCTCGACGATGCGCGCGACTTCGCCGAGGCGATCCACCGGCAGTTCCCGGGCAAGATGCTGGCCTACAACTGCTCGCCCAGCTTCAACTGGCAGCGGAAGATGGGCGTGGAGGCCGCCGCCCAGTTCCAGCGCGAACTGGGCGCCATGGGCTACAAGTTCCAATTCGTCACGCTGGCCGGATTCCACAGCCTGAACCTCTCCATGTTCAAGCTGGCGCGTGGCTATGCCGAGCGCGGCATGGGCGCCTATAGCGAACTGCAGCAGGCCGAATTCGCCGAGGAGGTGAACGGCTTCACGGCTGTGCGCCACCAGCGCGAGGTGGGTGTGGGCTATTTCGACGCGATCGCGAACGCCGCGAGCGGCGGCAAGGCCAGCACCACCGCGCTGAAGGACAGCACCGAAGCGGCGCAGTTTGTTTGA